One window from the genome of Salvia splendens isolate huo1 chromosome 9, SspV2, whole genome shotgun sequence encodes:
- the LOC121748010 gene encoding FT-interacting protein 3-like: MQRPPMEDFSLKETKPHLGGGKVTGDKLTSTYDLVEQMQYLYVRVVKAKDLPGKDVSGSCDPYVEVRLGNYKGTTRHFEKKSNPEWNQVFAFSKERIQASALEVSVKDKDVVKDDFIGRVVFDLNEIPKRVPPDSPLAPQWYRLEDRKSEKAKGELMLAVWMGTQADEAFPEAWHSDAATVSGADGLANIRSKVYLSPKLWYLRVNVIEAQDLQPSDKGRFPEVYVKAILGNQALRTRVSMSKSINPLWNEDLMFVAAEPFEEPLILSVEDRVAPNKDEVLGRCGIPLQYVDRRLDHKPVNTRWFNLEKHIIVEGEKKKDMKFASKINMRICLEGGYHVLDESTHYSSDLRPTAKVLWKSSIGVLELGILNAHGLSPMKTKDGRATTDAYCVAKYGQKWVRTRTIIDSFSPKWNEQYTWEVYDPCTVVTIGVFDNCHLQGGDKGGRDSRIGKVRIRLSTLETDRVYTHSYPLLVLHPSGVKKMGEIHLAVRFTCSSLVNMMHLYSQPLLPKMHYIHPLTISQLDSLRHQATQIVSIRLSRAEPPLRKEVVEYMLDVGSHMWSMRRSKANFFRIMGVMSGLIAVGKWFDQICNWKNPITTVLIHILFLILVMYPELILPTVFLYLFLIGVWYYRWRPRHPPHMDTRLSCADNAHPDELDEEFDTFPTSRPADIVRMRYDRLRSIAGRIQTVVGDLATQGERLQNLLSWRDPRATALFVIFCLISAVVLYVTPFQVVALLGGFYVLRHPRFRYKLPSVPINFFRRLPARTDCML; the protein is encoded by the coding sequence ATGCAGAGGCCACCAATGGAAGATTTCTCGTTGAAGGAAACCAAACCCCACCTTGGTGGGGGGAAGGTGACTGGAGATAAGCTGACAAGCACCTATGACCTTGTTGAGCAAATGCAGTACCTCTATGTACGTGTCGTGAAGGCAAAAGATTTACCTGGAAAGGATGTTTCCGGAAGTTGTGACCCGTATGTTGAGGTTAGGCTTGGAAACTACAAGGGCACAACTCGCCATTTCGAGAAGAAGTCGAATCCTGAGTGGAATCAGGTGTTTGCCTTCTCAAAGGAGCGGATCCAGGCCTCTGCCCTCGAGGTTTCTGTGAAAGATAAGGATGTTGTGAAGGATGACTTTATTGGCCGGGTTGTGTTTGATCTGAATGAGATCCCGAAAAGAGTTCCTCCCGACAGTCCCCTGGCCCCGCAGTGGTATAGGTTGGAGGACAGGAAGAGTGAGAAGGCGAAGGGCGAGCTCATGCTGGCTGTCTGGATGGGCACACAAGCTGACGAGGCATTCCCAGAGGCGTGGCACTCGGATGCTGCGACGGTCAGTGGTGCTGACGGTCTTGCAAATATCAGGTCGAAGGTCTATCTCTCGCCTAAGCTTTGGTACCTGAGAGTAAACGTGATTGAAGCTCAGGACTTGCAGCCCAGCGACAAAGGTCGTTTTCCTGAGGTTTACGTGAAGGCCATTCTAGGGAACCAAGCACTGAGAACACGAGTTTCGATGAGCAAAAGTATCAATCCTCTGTGGAATGAGGATTTGATGTTCGTGGCTGCGGAGCCTTTTGAGGAGCCACTGATTTTGAGTGTGGAAGACCGTGTTGCTCCCAACAAAGACGAGGTTTTGGGACGATGTGGTATCCCATTGCAGTATGTGGACAGGAGGTTGGATCACAAGCCTGTGAATACGAGGTGGTTTAATCTGGAGAAACATATAATAGTCGAAGGTGAAAAGAAGAAGGACATGAAGTTTGCCAGCAAGATTAATATGAGAATTTGTCTCGAAGGCGGTTATCACGTCTTGGACGAGTCCACTCACTACAGCAGCGATCTTAGGCCGACTGCTAAAGTGCTATGGAAGTCGAGCATTGGTGTTCTCGAGTTGGGGATTTTGAACGCGCATGGGCTTTCTCCTATGAAAACAAAGGATGGAAGGGCGACGACTGATGCTTATTGTGTTGCCAAATACGGACAGAAGTGGGTCAGGACTAGGACAATTATCGACAGTTTTTCTCCAAAGTGGAACGAGCAGTACACGTGGGAGGTCTACGATCCTTGCACTGTTGTAACCATTGGTGTGTTCGACAATTGTCATTTGCAAGGAGGAGATAAAGGCGGTAGGGATTCTAGAATCGGGAAGGTCAGGATTCGCCTTTCTACTTTGGAAACGGATCGTGTGTACACTCATTCGTATCCTCTTCTCGTCTTGCATCCATCGGGGGTGAAGAAGATGGGCGAAATCCATTTAGCTGTGCGGTTCACTTGCTCATCTTTGGTGAACATGATGCATCTGTACTCGCAGCCGCTGCTGCCTAAAATGCACTATATTCACCCATTAACCATCAGTCAGCTCGACAGCTTGAGGCACCAGGCGACTCAGATCGTCTCGATAAGGCTGAGTCGGGCCGAGCCGCCTCTCAGGAAGGAGGTGGTCGAGTATATGCTCGACGTTGGCTCACACATGTGGAGCATGAGGCGGAGCAAGGCTAACTTCTTCCGGATCATGGGTGTGATGAGCGGGCTGATCGCTGTCGGGAAATGGTTCGATCAGATCTGCAACTGGAAGAACCCGATCACCACTGTACTCATCCACATCTTGTTTCTGATCCTCGTCATGTATCCGGAGCTGATCTTGCCGACGGTCTTTCTCTACCTGTTCTTGATCGGCGTGTGGTACTACCGGTGGAGGCCGAGGCACCCGCCCCACATGGACACTCGCCTCTCCTGCGCCGACAACGCCCACCCCGACGAGCTCGACGAGGAGTTCGATACGTTCCCGACCTCCCGACCTGCAGACATTGTCCGGATGAGATACGACCGTCTGCGGAGCATCGCAGGGCGGATCCAGACAGTTGTCGGTGACTTGGCAACGCAAGGCGAGAGGCTGCAGAACCTACTCAGCTGGCGGGACCCTCGGGCGACAGCCTTGTTCGTCATCTTTTGCTTAATCTCGGCCGTTGTCCTCTATGTCACCCCGTTCCAAGTCGTGGCCCTCCTCGGCGGATTCTATGTCTTGAGACATCCGAGGTTCCGGTACAAGCTCCCTTCTGTGCCCATAAACTTCTTCCGGAGGCTGCCGGCGAGAACTGACTGCATGTTGTGA